The stretch of DNA CATCTCACCCTCAGGGCCGCCTTTCCTCCTCTATCCGGCCAGCACGATTTTCCGCTGTTTCCGAACGTGCTCCTGCATAACCTGGCGGCGGGCGTGACCAGCGTGCTGCCCGCCGTGCCCGCCCTGGATGTGCGCCAGCTGGAGGCCGCAGCGGTGGTAGAGCAACTGCGCACCGGCCCGGTGCACACGCTCACTGGCAACGTGTTTTACTTCCGCCAACTGCTGCAATACCTAACGCAGCAGCCCACCACATTTCCCGAAGTAGTAGCCTTGGGCATTGGCGGCTCGCCGGTACCGGAAGCCCTGCTGGTAGCCTTGCAGCCATACTTTCCGGCAGCCCAGCGCATTGTTATCTACGGCTCTTCCGAAGCCGAGCCCCTGGCCATTCGGGATGCCGCAGCCTCTCCTGCCCCACTGCCCGCCGCGGGGTACTGCGTGGGCCACCTTCGCCCGGAAATTTCCTGGGAGCTGCAGCCGCTAGGCCAGGTACGGACTCCGGCCGGCTGCTGGGTGCAGGTGGGCGAGCTGGCGGTACGCGGCCCCCACGTAGCGGTGGCCGAGGCAGAATGGTTTTTGACCGGCGACTTCGGCTACCTCGATGCCGAGCACCGGCTGGTGCTCACGGGCCGCAAAGGCAACGAAACTATTGTGGCAGGGGTGCAGCATTATCAGCTTGAGCACGCCCTCAGCACCGTGCCGGGAGTGGCTCGCGTGGCCGCTCGCCCTACTCCCGAGGGGTTTACGGTATACGTGCAGGGCCCAGCTGACCTGCAGCCGGCGTTGCGGGTCGTGCTAGGCCAGTGCTTCCCCACTGACTTAGCCGTCAGCTTCCACTTTAGAACTGAACTACCCGTGGATGGGCGGCATCATTCCAAGATTCTGTACGCTCAACTGGCCTAGCGCCTTCTTAGCACGCAACTTCTGGTGCGCTTTGGGGCTCCTGCTTTCACTCTCTCGCTATTTCTTACTACCATGAACTCCGAGTTCTATAACGTTGCCCTCGACCGTGTTCGGTACTCCCTGGTGTGGGAAGATAGCCGCACATTGTATCAGGCCCTTGAGCTAACTCCTGCTGATGAAGTGTTGGTTATCACCTCGGCGGGCTGCAATGCGCTTAATGCGCTGCTGGCCGGCCCCCGGCGCGTTACGGCCCTCGATCTGAACCCGGTGCAGAACCACCTGCTCTCTTTCAAATGCTACCTCATCAAGTATCATTCGGTGGACGTATTTCAGGCGCTGCTGGGCCTCAAGGGGGCTGAGGAAGTGGCCCGGACCTGGGCGCAAGTGGCTCCTGCCATGCCCTGCGCGCTACGGCAATACTGGGCGCCCTTCTTTGCCAGCCACCCTGGTGGCTTGCTCACGGCGGGCCGCCTGGAAACGTACCTGACGGGCTTCCTGCCGAGCCTGCCCCTGGCTACGCAAGCGGCCCTGCACGGCTTATTCACCTTCGGCACCACGGCTAGCCAAGCGCAGTTCTTTGAGCGCGAATTGCACGGCACCACCTTTCAGGAGGAGTTTATCCGGTATTTCGATGCCGCTAACCTGAGCAAGGGCCGCGACCCACAGCTATTTCGCTACGCGCCTGAGTCGGGGGGCGAGGCATTTTACGCGCGGTTACGGCAGCAGCTCCGCACCCAACTGGCCCGCGACAACTTCTTTCTGCGCTTCTTCTTTTTTGGGCCGGCTCACATGCCTGAGCAGTTGCTGCCGCCGTGCTACCAAACCGAGAATTTCGGGGCGTTGCGGGAGCGGCTGCCCGCCCTGCAAATCCGGCAGGGCGAGGCCAGCAACTTTTTACTTTCATCAGCGGCTCGCCACATCACCAAGGCCAGCTTATCCAACATCTTCGAGTACGTCAGCGCCGCCGAATTCCGGCGCGTTACGGAGGCCCTGCTGCAAGACCCGGAGCGGCCCTTACGGCTGGTATTCTGGAACCTGCTTCAGCCCCAGGGAGCCCCCCCCGGTCCGTTACCCCTCGACAAAGACCTGTCTGAGGCCCTCACCGCTATGGATGGCTGCTTCTACTTCCGCAGCGTCCGGGTTTTTGATTCGGAGCTGGTGCACGTGCCGGTAGAAGCCCGAGGGCCCCTGGCCTACCGCCGGCGGTAGCACTACAGTTTGGTTGTCACTTCACCCCCACCACGTTAGTCATGGATACTGCTCACTATTTTTCGCCCGCCTTTTTGGAAAGCTTGCTCCATGCCTGCCCCGGCGCGCCCGCTGATTTGCGGGTGGAGCAGGTACGCCCGTTTTCAGTGGATAACTCGGCTAGTATTCTGGCAGTGCTCACGGCCGGGCATGCGGGGCGGCCGGTAGGCCACTTCGGGGTGGAGGTAACCTGGCGAGCGGGTGGCCTAGCCGAAACCCGACGCATGGTGCTGAAGCTGAAACCTCCGGGCGCAGAAGTAGCAGCCATGCTGGCCAGCCTGGCCCAGGCTACCGGCGAGCCGCTGGCATCAGTGTACCCCAACTACGTAGAACGCACGGGCTTTGCCCACACCCACGGCCGGGAGCTAGCCGTGTATGAGCAGCACGCCGGCCATCCCCTGCTCCCTAAAATCTGGGGGCTGCACGCCGATGAAGAAAACGGCGTGTACGTGGTACTGATGGAATACCTGGAAGACGTGGAGCTGCTGAACTCCGTGATGCAGCCCGAGGCCTGGACCGATGCCCACCTGCGCACCGCCCTCACCCAGCTGGCCACCTGGCACGCCGGCCACCTTCACGCGCCGCCCCGGCTGCCCGCCCTCCCCGGTGGCGAGTGCGCGGGCCCCGCCTACCTACTAGCGCAGGCACCCCTGTGGCAAGGACTCCTGGATAGCGCGGCCGCGCATTGCCCTGATCTGTACTCCCCGGCACGCGTAAGTCACCTCTGCCAGGCCCTGGCCCAGTTGCCCCAGTATGCTGCCACCCTGGCCATTGAACCCCACACCCTTATCCATAACGACCTGAACCCGCGCAACACCTGCTTCCGCCGCACCGCTGCCGGGCAGTTGCAGTTTTGCGCCTACGACTGGGAGCTGGCTACCTACCACGTGCCCCACTACGACGTAGCCGAACTGCTCTGCTTCGTGCTTGACGCCGACCGTTACCACCTACGCGCTACCTACCTGGAGTACTACCGCCAGCAACTCCACCAACTCACCGGCGCTTATGCTAACCCCGATGCCTTCCAGCACACCTTCGGAGTAGCGGCCCTAAACTTCGGCTTGCACAGACTGGGCATGTACCTGATGGCCCATGTCGTAAGCCCCTACCCCTTCCTACCCCGCGTGGTGGCCAGTTTTTTTGACACGCTGGAGGAGTTCCTGCCCCAACCCACAGCGGTGCCTGAGCAGGTAGCGGCCGTGTAGCTACAACCAATTAGCTAAACCAGTAGAGACAGTTAAACAATTAAGCCTGTCATGCTGAGCGCAGCCGAAGCAGCTCTACTGCTTCGTTGTGTAGACCTAGGCCACTGATTAGTTAGAGGTAGAGCTGCTTCGGCTGCGCTCAGCATCACGGTTTTTCTACTCATTATTCACGCAGACTCTAACAGGTGCATTTTAGTTTGACAAAATCCTCGGCAAGCTCAGAATAGCGGGCAATTCCAGATTCACAATTCCTTTCGATACAGCGCGTAATGGGCGGTTTCGGCGGGAAGACCATCGGTGAAGTGCAGAGAGAAGTTGTCGGTGCGCATCAGGCAGAATATTACTTGCTGATACCACTCCCGGAAGTGCACCATACCGTAGGCACCGAGGGCGTTCATGAGGCCGCGGTTGCGGAAGCTGGGGTGCACGCCTACCGTTTTGGCCAGCAGCGTGGTGGGAGCCTGGAGGCGTGGATAGTCGCGCTGGAAGGTAGGCGGCTGGTTGGCTGCCAGGCCCAGGGGTGCGTAGTTGGGCTGGCATAGGCTCAGCGCCGCTAATTGTCCGGAGGCATGGTCGCGCAGCAACACGGAGGTGTATGGGCACAACCCCGCCGCATACGTGCGGTTGTACAAGCCCCGGAACTGCGCCTCCGACACTGGCCGGTACGCCGGGTTGGCCCCAAATACAGCTTGCACCAGCTCAAATAACTCCGCCTCGTGCTGCGGCCAGGTATCGGCGTTGAGCGGTAAAAAATCGAATGGTAATGCGGCCAGCGCATCCAGCAGAGGCTGCTTATCGGCATACACGGTCGGCACCGTTTCGGGCCGGATAAGGCGGCTCTCGAAGGTAAGATGCGCCCGGAACCCCATTCCCTTCAGTAGCTCCGGGTAGTACACGGGGTTAGTGGGCTCCCGGTCGAAGTGGCCCCAGGAAGGTGCTGCGCCCACCCGCAACCGGTAGCGCTGGAAGGTGTTGAAGTCAAGGGGGCCAGTCAGGGCCGGGCAACCCCGGCGGCGGGCCTCCGCTTCGAGGGCAGCAAAAGCCTGCCCGGCGGCAGTGGCAGCAGGGGTGCTTTCCCAGAAGCCAAACCGGGCCTCGCCCCCTTCTTTGGGGAACAGG from Hymenobacter taeanensis encodes:
- a CDS encoding AMP-binding protein gives rise to the protein MPVTISANFYELIHASLTTQPTERVWVQWPALPGKPAPAADTGGSLLARIGAMSARLAHQGVQPGQRVLLALPVGPALLSGLLGLLAVGAVPVLPPAGSTPRSMRRLAREQGIRVAVVSTAVPTWARLLARLRGLRLIVSPAGSSVALPQRRPQAVPSHQPALISHSSGSTGGPPKTVVRTHAVLTAQHLTLRAAFPPLSGQHDFPLFPNVLLHNLAAGVTSVLPAVPALDVRQLEAAAVVEQLRTGPVHTLTGNVFYFRQLLQYLTQQPTTFPEVVALGIGGSPVPEALLVALQPYFPAAQRIVIYGSSEAEPLAIRDAAASPAPLPAAGYCVGHLRPEISWELQPLGQVRTPAGCWVQVGELAVRGPHVAVAEAEWFLTGDFGYLDAEHRLVLTGRKGNETIVAGVQHYQLEHALSTVPGVARVAARPTPEGFTVYVQGPADLQPALRVVLGQCFPTDLAVSFHFRTELPVDGRHHSKILYAQLA
- a CDS encoding DUF3419 family protein, whose protein sequence is MNSEFYNVALDRVRYSLVWEDSRTLYQALELTPADEVLVITSAGCNALNALLAGPRRVTALDLNPVQNHLLSFKCYLIKYHSVDVFQALLGLKGAEEVARTWAQVAPAMPCALRQYWAPFFASHPGGLLTAGRLETYLTGFLPSLPLATQAALHGLFTFGTTASQAQFFERELHGTTFQEEFIRYFDAANLSKGRDPQLFRYAPESGGEAFYARLRQQLRTQLARDNFFLRFFFFGPAHMPEQLLPPCYQTENFGALRERLPALQIRQGEASNFLLSSAARHITKASLSNIFEYVSAAEFRRVTEALLQDPERPLRLVFWNLLQPQGAPPGPLPLDKDLSEALTAMDGCFYFRSVRVFDSELVHVPVEARGPLAYRRR
- a CDS encoding phosphotransferase family protein gives rise to the protein MDTAHYFSPAFLESLLHACPGAPADLRVEQVRPFSVDNSASILAVLTAGHAGRPVGHFGVEVTWRAGGLAETRRMVLKLKPPGAEVAAMLASLAQATGEPLASVYPNYVERTGFAHTHGRELAVYEQHAGHPLLPKIWGLHADEENGVYVVLMEYLEDVELLNSVMQPEAWTDAHLRTALTQLATWHAGHLHAPPRLPALPGGECAGPAYLLAQAPLWQGLLDSAAAHCPDLYSPARVSHLCQALAQLPQYAATLAIEPHTLIHNDLNPRNTCFRRTAAGQLQFCAYDWELATYHVPHYDVAELLCFVLDADRYHLRATYLEYYRQQLHQLTGAYANPDAFQHTFGVAALNFGLHRLGMYLMAHVVSPYPFLPRVVASFFDTLEEFLPQPTAVPEQVAAV